The following is a genomic window from Mauremys mutica isolate MM-2020 ecotype Southern chromosome 4, ASM2049712v1, whole genome shotgun sequence.
AAAACTGGTAAATAATAACACTTACCACTTACATATTTTTGATATATTACCTAACACTGTAtaaacattaaatatttttacagataaaaaaatcaaacacagaGATTCAAAACCAGAACAAATACCTGCAACAAAGGAGCATTCTGGTGGAAGTGTTTGGTGATATATGGATTGCTCCCATTTGCAAAATTGCATATAGTTCTGGAGGTCCTCATCATCTGATCACATTCATTTCATGGGCAAATAACCCATTCTAGTGACACATTTCAACACAAGTAATATCTGAATATTTAGCTTATGTATATGTCATCCCCAGTATTCTGTCATTAAAGGGATTGGATTTATAGTCTAGTCTAAATCTAGGCTCATAGGTAACACTGGCCAGATATGTCTGAAAGGTCATATCACAAAACATAAAATGAGCAGACATTACTGACAATGCTAGGTGATAGAAAGATAGTAGAGGGATGATGTGATGTCCATTACATAAATGAAGAATGGGTCTAATTCTCCTCAATTAGGGAttgatcttgctcccattgaaaccaataagAAGTttattattgacttcagtgattgCGGGACTGGATTCTTATGGCACtgttaaatcaggaataactccaatGAAGTTGGCAGAAATATAGTAGTGTCAAACTGGtgcaaatgagaggagaatcctGCCCCTTACCTCTGTTTCATACACATTCATCTCTTTTCTGCTCCATTTCTATAGCAGGATGCTAAATGAATGCCTTCCACTTATCATTAGCATATCATTAACATCTTCCTCATGATTCTAAATCACAACTTCAGTGTCCCACCCTGCCAACTATTAGATGGGGCAAATCCTCCGTCCTCTCTAGTTTTCTTACCCTCCAACTTCTGCTTCTTCTAGTGTAAAATGAACTAAAATCAATCACACTGCTTCCTTGATGTGCTTGTGCCCTGAAGTTGTGAAGTCTGCAGATTTCTCTCAAGTAGTGTGAAAGGCCATAAATATCTTCAAGGTCAAAGGCTTTAAAAGCTACCCTTTTATGAATGAACTGATTACAGGAACAGTCTGTTCAACTTCCCCCATGAAAGAGTTTTGATTCCATAATGGAAAAAGTCCTGTAAAATGTAACAGAAAATTATATACAGGTATTTTGAAACCCCCTATAGAATTTAATTGAGCATTATATGCATCTTGTATAGTATTTTTGTGTGGGGTTGTTATTTTATTAAATGCTAAGAGGTTTGAAAAAGTGCTATATCAGAGCTaggttttattaattattatttaaaaatcaatttctatAGAGCTCTATTAAGCTTCTATAGAATCTCTTTGTTATATCACTATTAATTCTATAAGATTTTTCCATAAGTGTTTAGTCACATACACATTTATGATTAAATATAATTCGGGCCATCAGCAGAAAACATGACATACAGGGCATGATACTGATGTACATACCACATTCTAACGTAATTGACATCTGATACTGCTCCTACTGATTTCGGTGTGGCAAGATCATTGAACAGCAATGTTCCAAACTGCTTTGTAGTCACTTGTATTTTGTATTTCTTCTCGCCAACAATAAAAGTGAGTGGAAAGTAAGAAAAGAGAAAAGTGATAGCAAAGGCTGATTTAAAGGTGCTGCCCTTTCCCCCCATCttgtttctaaaataaaatagtaCTTTTTTACAATTTTACAATTACAAAAGTTATGATGATTGTGGGTTGTaggaataaaaatattaattcatGAGTATGCAGACATGTATTGCTGCATATGCTCACACCCCATACTACTCCAGTCTACTGGCATGTTTCCCTCTTTTTAAACACATGGGTATACATCAATATGATTTAGTTAACAAAATATGCAGTTCCTATATAAAATGACTGGAGTAAATTGAGTCACTTGCATTGCTCTTATTATAAACATATCCCTTTCCTACACCTTGAATTAAGGCATCATGGTATAATCTGACAGATTTTAAGACATGCAATTTTACTGGTATTGACATAAATGATGCTAGGAAACTATACAGATACCTAACACTAGTGTTTCTTTACAATGCTAATCATTTTGAATCTGATCCAATGcctaatgaagtcaataggagacTTTCTGTCAACTTCAATGTactttggatcaagcctttaTGTGCACAACCTCCCATTTCTTTCACATTAAAATCATGCTTGTCATTATTGTCATACAGCATTTTCCCTTCAAAAATCTACTCAAAGGAGACTTCACAGAACAAGCCAGGAGTTTATGAAATGAAAATCAGATTTGCCCAAAGTGTATTTGTATGTGTCAATAATCTTTAGAAACTTGTTAGATTGCAGATGGAGTTTTAGCTGCTAAATTGGCCTTTTAAAAATAGTCTTCATGTTTTTATagttaatatgaaatgaaatcatATAAGTATGCATCCGAATAGCAACGAAACAGCCAAGAAATGCAACTTTGAGTTTTTATAATCATATTTTAAAGCTGTCTTTCTGAGGTGAGGAAAATGGTAAAGGCATCTTTAAAACAACATTGCATATTGGACAAAAAGCTTGTAATGTTTCAGAGCTTGAAGTAAAAATTCCACAGAGGAAGGTGGTATTATTTAGAATTCAGAAAGCatgatataattttaaaaatttataATGCTGATAAATCACAACTACAAGCAAGATGATTAGCGTATCTAGTGTGAGCAAAGAGGCAAGCACAGACATATAGCAAAAATACAGTGAAATCTACTCCAAAGACCACTTGCAATACCCAGTCCCTGTCTCACGCACCCTTTTTAAAGGACCTGGATCAGGTCCTTGACAGATAAGTTACAGCAAGTTTCTCTTTATACTACATTAAAACTACCATTAACAAATATTTGTTTGTGACCAACCTAATGGCTTGATATTAAGTTGCTGAGACAGGACAAGCGCAGTTTTTGAACCAACTGAGGGCCTACAGAGCTCTGGCATTTTGCTGAGGCTATCCTTTGGACTCCATGGTGAAGACATGCAATTGTTTTAGACATAGGCCAGTAGACCAAATAGGACAATTCAGAGTGGCCTTGGcaaccagctaaggatctgatccagtgcccactgatgtcaatggaaagaatcccactgatttcagtgggctttggatctggctttAAAAGCACAGAGAGTAGCTTAATGAGCAATTCAGCCATACCTGACAGTTTAAATTTCCCATCTTTGTACCAGTTAGTGTTAAAACCATGAATGGGATGCTTTGAACACCTGAAAAATAATTCCTGGGAAGTTTATATTTTTTATCTCATGTGTTTCTAGAAatttatataataaaaaaagAGGAGCAATGTTCTCTGGTTTACAAAAAAAGGCAAGTACTTTATTTATCAATAGAATTACCAGCTGCTTTTTACACCATTGCCATgactaaacaaataaaataaaataaataaaagagagtATAAAACCACATTACTCCAGTTGGTACCCCTGGACAACCCTTTGACTAAGTACAGAGTTAGATGTTTCAAGTATGGCACTTATATGAATAAGAGCAGAGAAAAGGTGACATATTCACAGTTAAAAGCAACAAACTCTGTTCCTTTGGTATATATGTCAGATGATCATAGGTAACTTGGCTGAACATTAATTAGTTCCATCTGATTTACGCACAtccaggtaatttttttttacaacatACTGACAAATTTGGTAGATCCCAACTAGCATAAGATGATTAAGGTCTCTGGTGTGAACAGACAGGCAAACAAAAATGGCAAAATTATATTCAGCATGATTGTTTTGTGTAATTGTTGTACAAAACTATGTTAGAAAATAGCTAATAATATACACCAGCAATAAGCTCTGTGACACCaatagacaaaaaaaaatcagacatccTTGATGATGAAAGTGCACAGACCTCCTGGTTGAGCTTATGGTCAAGTGCCTAACAGTGCAATTAACcttcttttaaaatgtgcttgCAGTTGTATATTACAGAATTCCCCTGTACACACCCCAGAAAACAGCATCCTGGCAATTTTTTAGCTATGATCATTCTACATGCAATTACAACAATTAGTCAGACAGTCTCGCCTGTAATCTCATCCTAATAATGACCAAAAAGCTGCTCCAGTCAAAAGATAATATTGGATAATTAGAAAACAGTAACTGTACTGTAAGGCCAGATCAAGCATGGTTTTACAGCTTTTCCTTCAGTCTTTTACTTAGCACTGCATTTTGTATCTAGTTCAATAAGTGCCATTCCAATACCTTAGTGGCTTTCTTGGTGGTTGATAAAATGCTTGCCTAAGCAATGTACCTTTCCCTAATGTTGTCTGGGTCAGTTCCACCTGGCACAGTGTTTCAGTTCTGTAACAGCCTCACACATAAGCTGAGTCACTTGACTGAGTCCTGCCAAAGTTAGGTACGCTCATTCTTGGCAGGTCCTTGTTTCTGATTTCGTATATGGATTTCCTTTTTGCTTGTACTCCTCTCACTGCCATTTTAATCTTTCTCCAGCCCAAGTGGTTCAGTTCTGCCAAATTGAGCACCACACAAATCCCACTCACTGCAAACATGAATACCAAGAAAACAGTCTTCTCAGTGGGTCTAGACACATAGCACTCCACTTCCTTAATGCAGGGGTATCTATCACATTCATACATGGAAGGGACATTAAATCCATACAGGAAATATTGTCCCACTAAGAACCCAATCTCTAGGGCATTTCGAAAAACCACCTGGATGATGTAAAATCGGGAGATGCCTTCTTGCCGCCTCATCTTCGACTTTGTAGTTCTGATGGCTGGGTTGGGGATTTCCTTCACCTCCAAGCAGTCTGGCTCTGCTTCCTTGGTGGAGTTCTCGGTGTTCTGCAGCACTCCATTGACAATGGTATTCTTGATCTTCTTACTGTCCTCACGTTTCATTGAGTCCTGATCTCTGTCCAAGGCGAGGAAGACGGTGGAGTACCTCCTCTCCCTCTGCTTAGCAGACTGGTGAACAGAGTACGTTAtaaagcagaggctgggggtgcATACCATGATGATCTGGAACACCCAGTACCTGATATGAGAGATAGGGAATGCCTGGTCGTAACAAGCCTGGTTGCAGCCTGGCTGCAGCGTGTTGCACACAAACATAGTTTGTTCATCATCGTAAACCGTTTCTCCTACAATGGCCACAATGAGTATCCTGAAGATCACCACCACGGTCAGCAGGATCCTACAACAGAAAAGTTCGTCAGTGCACGCTGACCCTGCACACCTCGAGTGAGAGCGAAACGCCCGaaaccccagcaggcagcagcgtggcTGGATCTAACCGCCAGGGCTGCGGGGAGCTGTCCGGTGCTGATCATGCACATAAACAGAAATCACAATGCAAGTGGCAAAGAAACGTTTGCCCTGATTGTTTAGTCTAAAGGACAGTGTGCAAGCACGAGTGTTGTCCTGTGTGAGTCAGGCTACATGATATTAAAGAGCAATGAAGAGATACACGCACGCACACTCATTGTAATCCTCAACTGGGAAAAGATCCTCAGCTCAAAGGGTGACTAGCTAGACCCCAGTTTTACCTGGCTTTTAAAAAAGCTTCACAATTTAGAATGTTGTAAATATCAGCCGAAACCAACACAAAGGGGAGAGGCGTTCAAAGGGCTTTAAAGAAATtgatgtgtggggggggggtcgatctcgCGACGGCACTTTATTTCCCAGAAGAGTCCTATGCAGGGACAACTTCTTGATTTGCTCCACAGGGAGCTAGAGGAGCGGGAGACACTGGATGGCTGAAGTTTGCTCTAGTTTGGAGCATTTTTTTTCTCCGTAA
Proteins encoded in this region:
- the GJD2 gene encoding gap junction delta-2 protein is translated as MGEWTILERLLEAAVQQHSTMIGRILLTVVVIFRILIVAIVGETVYDDEQTMFVCNTLQPGCNQACYDQAFPISHIRYWVFQIIMVCTPSLCFITYSVHQSAKQRERRYSTVFLALDRDQDSMKREDSKKIKNTIVNGVLQNTENSTKEAEPDCLEVKEIPNPAIRTTKSKMRRQEGISRFYIIQVVFRNALEIGFLVGQYFLYGFNVPSMYECDRYPCIKEVECYVSRPTEKTVFLVFMFAVSGICVVLNLAELNHLGWRKIKMAVRGVQAKRKSIYEIRNKDLPRMSVPNFGRTQSSDSAYV